A single Mesomycoplasma bovoculi M165/69 DNA region contains:
- a CDS encoding phosphate acetyltransferase, which produces MNYQKELEAQVLAAQQQGGIKSILIIDGEDARAIEAARRLAASKLVRPILLVSKALEGVDIEQHVVNELQTKAFVEQFIEIRKGKENLESAQKQIATLPFYGTMLLKTGKVDGVIGGLAYPTADILRAAFKIVGPKPGIQTISSVMIVHKDEQKLLFSDISVNIAPNVEQLVDIAKNAVDFGLQLGFVPNPAFLSFSTTGSAKSPQSDAVAQATQIYNETASYKASGEIQFDAALDYGVRKQKYKGEVSQENANVLIFPSLDAGNIGYKIAQRLGNYGAIGPIIVGIAQPINDLSRGATVEDIYNTALITALQIKGDK; this is translated from the coding sequence ATGAATTATCAAAAAGAATTAGAAGCTCAAGTTTTAGCTGCTCAACAGCAAGGTGGCATCAAAAGCATCTTAATCATTGATGGTGAAGATGCTCGTGCTATTGAAGCAGCTAGAAGATTAGCAGCAAGTAAATTAGTGCGTCCAATCTTACTTGTAAGTAAAGCATTAGAAGGTGTTGACATCGAGCAACATGTTGTCAATGAATTACAAACCAAGGCGTTTGTGGAACAATTTATTGAAATTAGAAAAGGTAAAGAAAACCTTGAAAGTGCTCAAAAACAAATTGCTACTTTACCATTTTATGGAACTATGCTTTTAAAAACTGGTAAAGTTGATGGAGTTATTGGTGGTCTTGCTTATCCAACTGCTGACATTTTAAGAGCAGCTTTTAAAATTGTGGGTCCAAAACCTGGAATTCAAACCATCTCATCTGTGATGATTGTTCACAAAGATGAACAAAAACTCTTATTTAGTGACATCTCAGTAAATATTGCACCAAATGTGGAGCAGTTAGTTGATATTGCCAAAAATGCAGTGGATTTTGGTCTGCAATTAGGTTTTGTACCAAATCCTGCTTTTCTATCATTTTCAACTACTGGTTCAGCAAAAAGTCCTCAATCAGATGCTGTAGCCCAAGCTACCCAAATTTATAATGAAACTGCTAGCTACAAAGCAAGTGGGGAGATCCAATTTGATGCAGCCCTTGACTATGGTGTGCGCAAGCAAAAATATAAAGGTGAAGTAAGTCAAGAAAATGCCAATGTCTTAATCTTTCCATCACTTGATGCTGGAAATATTGGTTACAAAATTGCGCAGCGTTTAGGTAACTATGGGGCAATTGGGCCAATCATTGTTGGAATTGCCCAACCAATTAATGACCTATCACGCGGAGCAACTGTTGAAGATATTTACAACACAGCTTTAATTACTGCTTTACAAATTAAAGGAGATAAATAA
- a CDS encoding P97 family adhesin yields MKKNLKYLIIGGTAVASVVIVAAPIAATSKYTYPSDPLEAVTKDLSQITNAAFTQGTYDYKTTYADLKSKVLSKKQKDGSWNVDGLIDFFKGQQATKKDEKGYEKVSFSDAQIKVVDIKPNDEKQNFDVYFYVQSTKANDRGDFVKSSVSKATISFGYKPEFNLAAFAHDVTRKSFTGAASGQNSNGQNPNVTNSLKAYTLADVTTDRAILELTPVQDFVTDVNSATSSEDAITKLGKYFNVSSILSEINSNSENVITTNTTTPVASQTTNQPGPKATQDATTTTTNNKLRYKVSLIKNPNNNTEYITLENGGKSAKIFLQTEFSDSFKAKHQGLKGIDAKHIDILEIPLTAFADSSTPASQFAVAPTLQESDYYTTPAADSSTPSASGVATQASTSTTSTSETVKIDLKKQDPLDWIFAYNSFFFPSKAYKDAYAKLYIESSLNKPLSISDFTLNGENDTNKAIIDNKIGELKSTVKFDGDSLGLENKDGKVVATIAGTISVSSAQNTSLFTKDFTLTLDNFKEAGGSYLKTLFDEENKEKPIVIPGAQQPQQGQQQAGQQTSQTTPVFEGRLIFQKDKKFGTNALDYSAISAALQSQNPDAAKNVLADPTTTDVRFYTGERLEALTSKFVLPTDAQIASDFSLDTSKLNKKNGIFNIKSKFLPTDLSVSRYYFALANEGLDKAAPQFLKMLEAAGLVEKGKTIDVTKPIFNQLKDIAIKNVDGDAAQQTQGNVMQTQAVTTNQGSTNNPMRFFVINNENQEKGTLLHQSVLVNWSKISDITANTTTPYSKIQNTENSDYDVLKSIIDLKQADIFSNRIDKINELPSFTNAAELLIAMYTKVRLLSAPGVGFPLLPIGKGAQLSYGIGIQSDGTLANSKANNFKYQYTLKLVGDNNSEQQLYQSSEDTTTIGSVQVQGQEVSSEVQSLNQIVANIPSIYNNVWVSADEYDKLKATVDSGTPATTITNDTLSSIGLQGLSDYLSSVAPGFTISGDTTKAIVDPEGLRSYKTLNLILGKGADKATTPIRIFVYKATPKTVNSTAQQSGSSVATTSSTTSGTPSTTMTTTTSATTK; encoded by the coding sequence ATGAAAAAAAATTTAAAATATCTAATTATAGGAGGGACTGCAGTAGCATCAGTAGTTATTGTTGCGGCACCTATTGCAGCCACTTCTAAATACACTTATCCAAGTGACCCACTTGAGGCGGTTACAAAAGATCTTAGCCAAATTACAAATGCCGCATTTACTCAAGGAACTTATGATTATAAAACCACATATGCTGACTTAAAATCTAAAGTTTTAAGTAAAAAACAAAAAGATGGAAGTTGAAATGTTGATGGACTTATCGACTTTTTCAAAGGTCAACAAGCTACAAAAAAAGATGAAAAAGGCTATGAAAAAGTTAGTTTTTCAGATGCTCAAATCAAAGTTGTTGATATCAAACCAAATGATGAAAAACAAAATTTTGATGTATACTTCTATGTTCAATCAACAAAGGCAAATGATCGTGGAGACTTTGTTAAATCATCAGTTTCTAAAGCGACTATCTCATTTGGTTACAAACCAGAATTTAACCTTGCAGCATTTGCTCACGATGTAACTAGAAAAAGCTTTACAGGTGCTGCTAGTGGACAAAATTCAAATGGACAAAATCCAAATGTAACTAACTCACTAAAAGCTTACACTCTTGCTGATGTCACTACAGATAGAGCTATTTTAGAACTTACACCAGTTCAAGACTTTGTAACTGATGTAAATAGTGCTACTTCTTCAGAAGATGCAATTACTAAATTAGGGAAATATTTTAATGTTTCATCAATTTTAAGCGAAATTAATAGTAACAGTGAAAATGTAATTACCACTAATACAACAACTCCTGTTGCAAGTCAAACTACTAATCAACCTGGACCTAAAGCAACACAAGATGCAACTACTACAACAACAAATAACAAACTTCGTTACAAAGTATCTTTAATTAAAAATCCAAATAACAATACTGAATACATTACACTAGAAAATGGTGGTAAATCAGCTAAAATTTTCTTACAAACAGAATTTAGTGATTCATTTAAAGCTAAACACCAAGGGCTTAAAGGTATTGATGCAAAACACATTGATATTTTAGAAATTCCTTTAACAGCATTTGCAGATTCATCAACACCTGCAAGTCAATTTGCTGTAGCACCAACACTACAAGAAAGTGATTATTACACAACACCTGCAGCAGATTCATCAACACCTTCTGCAAGTGGAGTAGCAACTCAAGCAAGTACTTCAACAACTTCAACTTCAGAAACAGTTAAAATTGATTTGAAAAAACAAGATCCACTTGATTGAATTTTTGCATATAATTCATTTTTCTTCCCAAGTAAAGCATATAAAGATGCATATGCTAAACTTTACATTGAATCTTCACTTAACAAACCATTAAGTATTTCAGATTTTACTTTAAATGGTGAAAATGATACAAACAAAGCAATAATTGATAACAAAATTGGTGAATTAAAATCAACTGTTAAATTTGATGGTGATTCTTTAGGTCTTGAAAACAAAGATGGTAAAGTTGTTGCAACTATAGCAGGAACAATTTCTGTTTCTTCAGCACAAAATACATCATTATTTACTAAAGACTTTACTTTAACACTAGACAACTTTAAAGAAGCTGGTGGTTCTTATTTGAAAACCTTATTTGATGAAGAAAATAAAGAGAAACCAATAGTTATACCAGGAGCACAGCAACCACAACAAGGACAACAACAAGCAGGACAACAAACATCACAAACAACACCTGTTTTTGAAGGTAGATTGATTTTCCAAAAAGACAAAAAATTTGGAACAAATGCATTAGATTATAGTGCAATTTCAGCTGCTCTTCAATCACAAAATCCTGATGCTGCTAAAAATGTTCTTGCAGATCCTACAACAACTGATGTTAGATTTTACACCGGTGAACGTTTGGAAGCATTAACATCTAAATTTGTATTGCCAACAGATGCACAAATTGCAAGTGATTTTAGTCTTGATACATCAAAATTAAACAAAAAAAATGGTATTTTCAATATTAAATCTAAATTCCTACCAACTGATTTAAGTGTATCTCGTTACTACTTTGCATTGGCAAACGAAGGATTAGATAAAGCTGCTCCACAATTTTTAAAAATGTTAGAAGCAGCTGGACTTGTTGAAAAAGGTAAAACAATAGATGTTACAAAACCTATTTTTAATCAACTAAAAGATATTGCTATTAAAAATGTTGATGGTGATGCTGCACAACAAACTCAAGGTAATGTTATGCAAACTCAAGCTGTTACTACAAATCAAGGTAGCACAAATAATCCAATGAGATTCTTTGTTATTAACAATGAAAACCAAGAAAAAGGTACTTTATTACACCAATCTGTTTTAGTAAATTGAAGTAAAATAAGTGATATCACAGCTAATACCACAACTCCATATTCAAAAATTCAAAATACAGAAAATAGTGACTATGATGTTCTAAAAAGTATTATTGATTTAAAACAAGCAGATATTTTTAGTAATAGAATTGATAAAATTAATGAATTACCTTCATTTACAAATGCAGCTGAACTTTTAATTGCAATGTATACTAAAGTTCGTTTATTATCTGCTCCTGGTGTTGGATTCCCACTTCTTCCAATTGGTAAAGGTGCTCAATTAAGTTATGGAATTGGAATTCAAAGTGATGGAACACTTGCAAATTCCAAAGCAAACAACTTTAAGTATCAATACACTTTAAAATTAGTTGGTGACAATAATAGCGAACAACAATTATACCAATCTAGTGAAGATACTACTACTATAGGTTCAGTTCAAGTTCAAGGGCAAGAAGTTTCATCTGAAGTTCAATCATTAAACCAAATTGTTGCAAACATTCCATCTATTTATAATAATGTTTGAGTTAGTGCTGATGAATATGATAAATTAAAAGCAACAGTAGATTCTGGCACACCAGCTACTACAATTACAAACGATACTCTTTCAAGTATTGGACTTCAAGGATTAAGTGACTACTTATCATCTGTTGCTCCAGGATTTACAATAAGTGGTGATACAACAAAAGCTATTGTTGATCCAGAAGGACTTCGTTCATATAAAACTTTAAACCTAATTTTAGGAAAAGGAGCTGACAAAGCAACCACTCCTATTAGAATATTTGTTTACAAAGCAACACCTAAAACTGTAAATAGTACAGCACAACAATCTGGAAGTTCAGTTGCTACAACAAGCTCTACAACAAGTGGTACTCCAAGCACTACTATGACCACTACAACAAGCGCTACTACAAAATAA
- a CDS encoding acetate/propionate family kinase, with protein MNTKVLVINAGSSSIKWQIFSKNQLQLIASGLVERIGITGGLFKVVGPTGSTQINFEVANHKAAVEKLIELWSEHQIVGSIDEIEIAGFRVVHGGSIFRGPVKLDESAIGHIQALAKFAPLHNPSAIESIRAIQAVLPNVKLAASFDTAFHADIPKINYTYPISSELSEKYQIRKYGFHGISHKYITNTLEQTLGVATVDYVNMHIGNGASLAAIKDSKSIDTSMGLTPLAGLMMGTRSGDIDPSIHHFVYHQAGLSIDEFTDILNKKSGVLGVSGISSDMRDLSQAAKDGNAQAEFTLELYAQKIADYLVNYINKVGKSIQALVFTGGVGENSASMRQRIIDKINLPKLNLVLNQTKNTAPLKEFGPVELVSDASSDLPIYVIKTNEELLIAQNAIKSWK; from the coding sequence ATGAATACTAAAGTACTTGTTATCAACGCTGGTTCATCATCAATTAAATGACAGATTTTTAGTAAAAATCAGTTACAACTAATTGCTTCAGGTTTAGTTGAACGTATTGGGATTACAGGTGGTCTTTTTAAAGTTGTAGGACCAACTGGATCAACTCAAATTAACTTTGAAGTTGCAAATCACAAAGCAGCTGTGGAAAAACTTATTGAGCTTTGAAGTGAGCACCAAATTGTTGGCTCAATCGATGAAATTGAAATTGCCGGATTTAGGGTAGTTCACGGTGGCAGCATCTTCCGTGGTCCTGTCAAACTCGATGAGTCAGCTATTGGTCACATTCAAGCGCTTGCTAAATTTGCGCCACTACACAACCCATCAGCTATTGAGAGCATCAGAGCAATCCAAGCAGTGCTACCAAATGTGAAATTAGCAGCAAGCTTTGATACTGCCTTTCATGCTGACATTCCCAAAATTAACTACACTTATCCAATTAGTTCAGAACTAAGTGAAAAATACCAAATCCGTAAATACGGATTTCACGGAATTAGTCACAAATATATAACCAACACTTTAGAGCAAACCCTTGGTGTTGCAACTGTTGACTATGTTAATATGCACATTGGTAATGGTGCTTCACTAGCTGCTATCAAAGATTCTAAATCAATTGATACTAGCATGGGACTTACTCCACTAGCTGGTCTGATGATGGGAACCCGTAGTGGTGACATCGATCCATCAATCCACCACTTTGTTTACCACCAAGCTGGACTATCAATTGATGAATTCACTGATATACTCAATAAAAAATCAGGAGTACTTGGAGTCTCTGGTATCTCTTCAGATATGCGTGATTTATCACAAGCTGCCAAAGACGGTAATGCTCAAGCTGAATTTACTCTTGAACTCTATGCCCAAAAAATTGCTGACTACTTAGTTAATTATATTAACAAAGTAGGTAAATCAATTCAAGCTCTTGTTTTCACTGGGGGAGTTGGTGAAAACTCAGCTTCAATGCGTCAACGCATTATTGATAAAATTAATTTACCTAAATTAAATTTAGTGTTAAATCAAACTAAAAACACTGCTCCATTAAAAGAGTTTGGCCCAGTGGAATTGGTTTCAGATGCAAGCTCTGACTTGCCAATTTATGTCATAAAAACCAATGAAGAGTTATTAATTGCACAAAATGCTATTAAATCTTGAAAATAA
- the yihA gene encoding ribosome biogenesis GTP-binding protein YihA/YsxC, whose protein sequence is MWKFIKSAASKNSWYQTSLEQFAFIGRSNVGKSSLINALANCKIARVSKQPGRTQLINYFQVKDKIVIDLPGYGYARLSIAQKSRISLMLADFFRNAQLSGIFLIIDATIGFQELDYQMLEYLIGLGHKVIVIANKVDKTNQSQKAKIANQAKKLNLAIVFVSAKNKVQLDAIRSIINY, encoded by the coding sequence ATGTGAAAATTTATTAAATCAGCCGCGAGCAAAAATAGTTGATATCAAACAAGTTTGGAGCAATTTGCATTCATTGGCCGATCAAATGTCGGTAAGTCATCATTAATTAATGCATTAGCAAATTGCAAGATTGCCCGGGTTTCAAAACAACCAGGGCGAACCCAACTTATCAATTATTTTCAAGTTAAGGACAAAATTGTCATTGACTTGCCAGGTTATGGTTATGCTAGATTAAGCATCGCTCAGAAAAGTCGCATTTCTCTGATGCTCGCGGACTTTTTTCGAAATGCGCAACTTAGTGGTATCTTTTTAATTATAGATGCTACAATAGGTTTTCAAGAGCTTGACTATCAAATGCTTGAATACCTAATTGGCCTTGGTCACAAAGTAATAGTTATTGCCAACAAAGTTGACAAAACTAACCAAAGCCAAAAGGCTAAAATAGCCAATCAGGCTAAAAAACTTAATTTAGCAATTGTATTTGTCTCAGCTAAAAACAAAGTTCAGCTTGATGCTATTAGATCCATTATTAATTATTAA